The segment CCTTCTTTTAGTAGAAGGAGCTGTCTTTTTGTATTAGTAGAATTAGCCAAACACGCGGAAACGATCAGCATCGTTCATATATTCTTTTTCGCCAGCTGGAGATTCAGGTGAACCAAAGACTAATTGTGCACGTAATTTCCAGTTTGCAGGAATCGACCATTCTTTTGCGACAGCTTCATCGATCACTGGATTGTAATGTTGTAGGTTTGCACCTAAACCTTCTTCGCTTAATGCCACCCAAGTATTGGCTGTAGCAATACCATTTGATTGTTCTGACCAATCAGGGAAGTTATCTGCATATAATGCAAATTGCTCTTGCAAGTTTTTGATCACATCTGTGTCTTTGAAGAATAAGACAGTACCATAACCTTTTTTGAAACTAGCTAATTTGTTTTGAGTATTTGGGAAAGCATCAGCAGGTGTCAGTGGACGTAAAGCTTCTTCTGTCATTTCCCATAATTTTTCATGTGCATCGCCAAATAAGATTACTGCACGTGTTGATTGCGCATTGAAAGCAGTAGGGCTTTCTTTGATTGCTTCTTGGATCAATGTTGTTAATTCTTCATTTGATTGTGATACGTTACGGCCTAGATCATAGATCGAACGGCGGTTTTTTAAGATATTTGTAAATTCAGTCATAGATTAGTTCTCCTTTAATTCGCTTTTCTGCGTTTTTTTCTTGATGACAAAACGAAGTATATCACCTTACAAAAAGTAAGTAAAACAAAACGCTTAACAAAATGTACGAATAGAAAAAAGATGTTTTTTTACATAAAAAATTCGTTACGATACCGTTTACATACTGAATATACCGACATTTAAGCTTTATGACATAAAGTAGACTATATAATTATTAAAAATAACCTATGTTTTTTCTTATTGTTTTCCCATTAAATTTTTGTTGTATTTATAGAAAATAAGTATATATTTCTTAAATAAATATTTTTACACGGATTTTCGGTAAATATGTGTATTATTTTCTGAAAATTAAAAGAATTGGGGTATGGGAATATGGAAAAACAAGACAAAGGGTTCTTCGGTCAGCCGAAGGGATTGTCTACATTGTTCTTCACAGAGATGTGGGAACGATTCAGTTATTATGGTATGCGTGCCTTACTGATCTATTATATGTACGACACGGTAGCAAATGGAGGCCTTGGTTTACCTCGTGCCACAGCGTTGTCGATCATGTCGATCTATGGTTCGTTGATTTATATGTCGAGTATCGTAGGCGGCTGGTTTTCTGATCGTGTGTTAGGAGCCAAAAAAACCGTCTTTATTGGTGGGGTCTTCATCATGATCGGTCATGTTGTTTTGGCATTGCCGTTTGGTGTCTCTACTTTATTTATCTCGATGGCGTTGATCATCATCGGTACAGCTTTCTTAAAACCAAACGTTTCGGGAATGGTCGGGCATTTATATACGAAAACCGATTTACGAAGAGATGCAGGATTTTCGATCTTTTATATGGGTGTCAATTTAGGCGCATTGCTCGCGCCGTTGATCGTCGGTACGATTGGTCAAGAGTATAACTACCATTTAGGTTTCTCATTAGCCGCTATCGGTATGTTCTTCGGGTTATT is part of the Enterococcus mundtii genome and harbors:
- a CDS encoding nitroreductase family protein, with translation MTEFTNILKNRRSIYDLGRNVSQSNEELTTLIQEAIKESPTAFNAQSTRAVILFGDAHEKLWEMTEEALRPLTPADAFPNTQNKLASFKKGYGTVLFFKDTDVIKNLQEQFALYADNFPDWSEQSNGIATANTWVALSEEGLGANLQHYNPVIDEAVAKEWSIPANWKLRAQLVFGSPESPAGEKEYMNDADRFRVFG